Within Felis catus isolate Fca126 chromosome A1, F.catus_Fca126_mat1.0, whole genome shotgun sequence, the genomic segment cccccctctcccttccccacctacATGGCCAGTGGACCAGAGGGGACGGGGACCAGCAGGAGGGGACCTTCCCTGACcgcctggctccagagtccacagCTCACAGCAAGCACTACTGCCGAGGTGGCCTGGCTTGGGGACGGGACCGGACCCCACACTGACCAGCCAGGATGACAGACTTATtcaaggaggaaaggaggggcgcGCACGCTGGTGTCCTGGCCCCTTCCCCAGTGTTGCGTTCAGAAGGTGACCAGATGTCTCCACCTAGCTAGCGTCCCACCCGACGCGTGGACAAGAGACCCTGTCGCTTGCTCTGGCCTGGCTCCAAATCTAGCGCTTAACCGTCAGGCTTAAAGTGAAAGTGACAAAGGTGGATCCCCCACAGTATGAAACATTCTACCTTCTGGGAAAATCTGAATTTCACAATTACACCATAAACATCCGTTCAAATATTAGACACTCATTTTACATTATGGAAATCTTGCTTTCACCGGAGTTCCAGATGAACCAAGCAAGGTAACGTTAGCTTCAGTAACGAAATCTGACTTTGTCCTTCCCACCGGTCACATCGGGGCCCGTCTTTGCCGCAGGAGGGTCCCCGGGGCTGCCGTCCTCTCCACGGCTGGTGGACACACTGCCTCTGGGCCCCCGTGGAGCTCAGTGTGCAACGTCCAGCCAGCACCTGGCTCTCCTGGGGTTTCCCACTTTCTCACTGGGGCCCTGAGTAGAACCAGTGAACTGTGTGGTCCATCACAGAGTGGCTATCAGACGGCAGAGGCCATGCACGACCTACAGCGGTCTGTAATGATACAGACGGACAGATAACGAAATCTAACTGGGAGTGAAAAGAAGTTCCAGAAGGTTACTAATAACAGAATCCTCTTTTCATAAAGTTGAAACCAacgaaaataaaataatgttctttctttctttttttttaatggtcatttattttagagagagagaggcacacacagaatatgagccggggggaggcagggggtggggttgcagagagggagacacggaatccagagcaggctccaggctctgagctgtcagcacagagcccagggcggggctcgaactcatgaactacaagatcatgacctgagccgaagttgggacgcTTAAAACCGACTGAGcgagccaggtgccccgagataaTGTATCTCTTGGGGTATGTACGTGGCCCCCAGGAAGCGTGAGATTTGGGATAGCAGTTGCTTCGGGCCGGGGAGGCAGGGGGATCGAATGGAGGAAGAGAGCAGAGGCCCTCAGCAGCGGCGCATTGTTGGTGTTAGCGATCATGTGGGGATCATGGGCGCTTCTGACATTAAATGACTGTCTAAAATTAAAACCGGAGATGAGTGCGTCATGAAGCGTGGACTGTGAATTACCAGTTATGCTCTCTGCGGTGCAAAGACTATAAAAAGGGAGGGCAGAAAACAGGTGGCCGTCTCGGCAGTGAAGGGGCCACTTCTCCTCCTAAAAACCCCTTCTTCACAAGCGGACAGTGGTAGCTCTTCCTGCCCCGGACCTCGGTGTCTCACAGACTCGAACACTGGAGCTGGAGAGAGAGCGTCCAGATCCCCAAAGCAGTCCGgtccctcctctccccgcccccctcggTTCAGAGACGCCCTTACCTTGGGAATTGGAGAGTCGCCTGTGTCTTGATTCCCAATGGTCGTACTTCAACATAAGCCAAGTTCACTATATCTGTCACCTACTAATCACAGATTTTAACTCAAATATAAACTAACTTTACACCTCTtcccacagaggaggaaaataacACCTGCTTACGAAACGGTGTGTAGTTTCATAAAAAGTCACTGATGCATTCTCTTCTAAAACCTAAATGccttttaatgatattttatctactttttttaatctacttttaatgatattttatctactgttaacaattttaaaattgaagcATTCGTAAGTCTTTAacttttccaaattaaaataactgtaagcccaggggcgcctgggtggctccgctgggtgagcatctgactcttggtgttggctcagcgtcatgacctcatggttcatgagatggagccccacgtcgggctctgcgctgacagcgtggagcctgcttgggattctctctccctctccctctctctctctgccctttccctactcatgctttctttctctctctcaaaataaataaacatttgaaaaaaagtttaaaataactgTAAGCCCAAGAATAAGACagtcaggggtgtctgggtggctcagttggttaagcatcccacttcggctcaggttatgatctcgaggttcgtgagtttgagccccgtgttgggctctgtgctgacggcatggagcctgcttgggattctctccccttttctgtccctccttcactcgctctctctctcaatctctctcaatcaatccataaacattgaaaaaaatacaatagtctctgggaaaaaaaattgcttctctTAGACAAAGTGAGTAATGAGAGTGTTTCCTTCAGTTACTGAAACACCTCCATTATTTTCAAGCCAGGCCTCTGATCACCCAGGATGATTAATACGCTACTTGTAGGTACGTACCCCACCAAGCATGCTACATCCGAGCGCTAAAAATTTTATCCACTCGATTTTGTTTTCGCAAGGATCCAGCTGCAGCAGAGTTCTGAAGTTTTCTACCGGCAGGCacagatttttccatttctgctcaAGATGTGCTAATTCCACATACTGCTCGTGGCTACACTGTATAGAAAACACAGTGTGACAAAATCAGTACGTTTTTACGGCTGCAAGTATTAAGGTTTAAAAACGTGTGAAACATAATGCTGATGAATCTTTAAACTCATCCCAGGCGCACAACTGCATGCTGGGAAGAGATGAGCTCTGAATTCACAACACACAGAGCCCGGGGAGAGCTGGGTGGGAAGGTGTGGGGGGGGATGCTCGCCCGGCAAGAGGGCGCGGCGAGCTGATATCGGCACAGTTAACttttcaaaaggagaaaggaCGGTGAGGTCAATAGGGCCTCCCGTTGTGACTTAGGAAAACGGGCACACGCACACGGGGTGTGGTCTGTGTGAAACGCTttgcaagaaaaaacaaacttaactcttaaaaactgagaacagactgagggttgatgagggggtggaagggaggggagggtgggtgaggggcacgggaggagggcacctgttgggaggagcgctgggtgttgtacggaaaccaatgtGACGATAGATttcatattacaaaaaaaataaacttcaacaaacaaaatgaaaacatttcaaatccCACCCGCTCCATGTGTTAACAGTTAAataagagaaatttgaaaactgaaaacaaattcaTTCCTTCCACTTTTTGAAACAATCTGTGAGAACTGGTAACTACCGCGATGTGCTAATGGTCTTGAACGTGAAATGCTTTGAGCAATTTTAGCGTGACTTTTCCCGAGCTACCCCTTTCGATGGTTATTCGTTTTTCCCTCCAGATTTCCAGAAGTCAGCGTATCCGGCACAGAAGCACGGTAAGTCAAAAAGTGTAATGGGGACAAATCACTTTAAAGATCAAGGTGATACCACTGATGTCATTTTTAGCAACACAACGCAATCATTGGGATTGCCAAGCTTGGCCGGATAACACACAATCTGGTAACTCGTTTCTCTGAAAGCAAGATGGTGGGTCGGGAGAGCACCGGCCCGGGACTCTTGCGCAAGACTGTGCCGGGAAGGACCTCGCCCACGCCCGGGCTCTCTGGACGAAGGACACCAGACGTCAAAGGGCGCTCTGCTGTTCAGATTAATGAGGCGGCAAATTATTTCTTTAGCACATACGAaacttttataaacatatttcaaGAAGAGACTTGCAGCCCCCATGTTTGGAGTTGAATGTTCAGACTTGTAGTCCAGGAGCATCTAGCGTTTTAATTtggtatttaaaagaaattatatttcactTTCCTACAATCTAATCACGAATAGCTATGTTGGGTTCTTTCAACTAGAGAAAGAGCACTGAATACAACGGATCCCTCCTTTGACTAAATCTTGCGGGTTTGCGCAGGGAACGGAGGCCTCGCAAATGTGTTGGGATGCGTTAACGCAGCCACGCTTTATCTCGTGGAGCCGAAAGATTAACAGAGACCCCTCATACCTGCTTGTGCAAAACTTTCAGGAGTCCTTGAGTCAGGCCTGTGTCCGTTTTCTGAGTGGCCACGGGCATTTCAATTCTGTCCTTGACAGGAAGCGGATCTCCTCTTGACAAAGCTGAAAAATACCTAACAGCAACAGATGTCCCTGAAGGCTCGTCGATACACAGAAAGCACCGTAATGAATGCGGTCTCTTAAATGACCCCCAATGCCTGGGACCCCTCCAGAGGCCTTGGCTCCTCTACTCGGCTCTCCAACTTAACCCTCTCCGCattcctcagtttctctgtctgcaAAACCGATAATGGCAATCCCTGTTGTAGGGCCCCTAGGAGCACTGAGCTCAAGCCGCAGCGGGCTGAACGTGCCGCTCAGCCATCAGGccaaggggcggggggggctcCCGAAACACATGTTCTTATCAAGCAAACACTATGAGGGGTCCTGGAATGCTGCCAAAGGAGGTCGGAGATTTGGGACGACAGTGAACCAAGGGCAATGCCACAGTGCAGTCCTTCCACTTTGACAGCTGGCATCTGGCCCTCCCTTTGGTTGGCCTGGCTGCTTTCCAAGGGGCCTGACTTCGACCATCTCGGTTCAGCCCGACACGGTCCCGGATCAGGGAGGTCACCTGTCTGCCCCACTCCTCTAAGTCAGAGGCCACCCTTCCCACCCTTCACGCTTTCCTGCCTCGTACCttgttttagtaattttttaggAAACTGCTTTATTAAATTTAACAATTTAGTAATAATagcaattaatttaattaatttagtaATTAACAGTAACAATTTAGTAGTGGTTTTAGCATTGTTTCCCCTTTCCCTGTTCCTTTCTGGGGTGGGAATATGGGTGCTTACATCGGTGCCAATATTGCCTCTAGCGGGACAAGTGAGGGCATGGAACCAGTTTAGGGCAACGAGTCACGATGAGACACACACTCGGCTTCTGTCTGGCGGGGACGGGGAGGAGGCACCAGGCGAGCCAGGGGTGGCCAGCCGCTGAAGGCAAGTCACCGGCCACTCTCATGGCtaacacaacaaaaagaaacaatacaCACAGTGAAATGAATGGCAAATCCTCCTCCAGGCCAACAGGTCATAATCGAAAAGGTCTGAacaacgaggggcgcctgggcggctcaatcggttaagcgtccgactcttgacttcagctcaggtcacgaccttgcgttttgtgagttcgagccccgcactgggctctcgTACTGGCAGtttggagcctccttgggattctctctctctgcccctccccagctctctctctctctctctcaaaagtaaacttaaaaagtaataaaagataTGAGTCCTTAGAAACATCTCTGATTATGTAACAGAGATAGCCGTAGCTAGGTATTTGACAGGCTAACAGAAATTTTGTACCTcgtctccttttcctctctccgcCCGTATTTTGTTGACCTAACACAAGGGCAGCAGTGAGAGAGACAAAGGTGGACAGGAAGAAGTAAGGTGACAGGGGCGAGGCATGGGTGTGTAGCTTTGTCATATTGTTCCTAATGAGGGTTTTCGCCTATTTTGGGGGACTTTATTCCTCATCACCGATCAAGCCACTCACCCACCTCCACACAGCCTCTAAAGCAGTGGTCCTCAACagttctcccttctcctccccaggaAGGCCCTGGCAgtttctggagacatttctggtcGTCACAGGAGGGGGTGGATGGTGCGACTGGCCTCTAGTGGGTACAGGCCAGGATGCTGCAAAGGGCCCTGCTAGgcccagacacccccccccccagccccaccctccccccagcccccaagcaATTGTCCTGTCCCAAGTGTCAACGGTGCCCAGGCTGAGAAAGCCCGCGTTAGGGGCGAGCCCCGATGTGCTAATTCCCTGGAGGCCCGTGCGGCAGAAAGCAGCCTATAGCATTGAACCAATTCTTGCCCCAGTCATACCGCACGACGCACAGGCGACATAACAAGGTACGGCCAACTAGCTGTTGCGTCAGAGCAGAGACCACAGGCGGGGGAGCCAGGCCGAGCCGCCTCTGCCACCTGAAAGCCTCGTTTGTAACGTTCGTTAACCTGAACGCCTCCTGAAGGCTTCTGCAGTTACCTTCACAGGCATCctgattttctgctttttcctcctGTCACCATCCCTTTGTCCGGAGGCCACTCCTCTTCCTGGAATACCCATGCcttgtcttttaaagttttttgtttgtttgtttgtgtattttgagagagagaaagagacacagcatgtgcaagcaggggaggggcagagagagagggagggagtgagagagagagagagagagagagagagagagagaatctcaagcaggctctgcacggtcagcaccagagcccaatgaggggctcgatctcacaaactgtgagatcaagacccaagccgaagtcaagagttggttgcttggagcgcctgggtggctcagtcggttgagcgtccgacttcagttcaggtcacgatctcgcggttcgggagttccagccccatgccgggctctgtgctgacagctcggagcccggagcctgcttcggattctgtgtctccctctccctctgcccctcccttgattctctgtctgtctgtctctctctcaaaaagaaacattaaaagacttttttaagagttggatgcttaaccaactgagccacccaggctaccctTGCCTGGCCGTGACCTCAAAGACCAATTCGTCCTCTTCTGAGCAACATCTCTCCCTAACAGATTGTCTGGTGACAGCTGGGACCTGGCTGAGACCATTTCACACACACTACTTAGTGAATTATGCTTCTTTTTACTCCTCAACTCCAAAATTGTTCTCGAGAGAAAACAGTTGCATGGCACATCCAGAAAGTTCTCAGTTGAGCCTTTTAAAGTGAagcttaaattaaaataatttaacgTTCCAAGAAAACAGTGACTCAATCTTGGAATGTTCTGTCCAGTACAAATAAACTCTTACACGTCCTACTTTCATTGATGCTTTAATGACGGTTAAAACCAGggccataattttttttctttggggggAAGAACCCAGAGAGAATCTATCAGAAGCAACGGACAGAAGTGTTTGTCACAAGGCAAAGCACTGAATTGATAAGCAGCCTCGTGTGGTAGGTTCTGTAAGAGCCTCAAAGATATCCAGGTCCTAATCCTGGAACCTGCAGATCTCATTTTGTGTGGTAACAGGGACTTTTGTAGATGTGAGTGAGGATTCTGAGATGGGAAAACTGTACTGAATTATCTTGAGGGGtcctaaatgcaatcacaagtgtccttgggagagggaggcacagggagagagacttGGAGATGCCACACTTCTGGCTTTAAAGacgaaggggccatgagccataGAACACAAGGAAGGCagttccagaagctggaaaaggcaaggcaagggaCTGGATTCTCCCTAGAGCCTCCGGACAGAAGCCGTGACAGCTTGACTACAGCCAGGCGAAACTGATTTCGGACTTGCAGCCTCCAcaactgtaagagaatacatGCCTATTGTTTTAACCCATCAGCTTTTGTGGTTATTCGCTAGAGTAGGCCACAGGGAACTAGGTCACCTTGGTTTTACAGGTGAGAGAAACTGGAAATGCTGGTTACTAAATAAAACTGGTTCTTGGGATCATAAAACTGAGTTTCTAAGTCTGTTTCCTGAA encodes:
- the ROPN1L gene encoding ropporin-1-like protein isoform X2 gives rise to the protein MPSLVPLEAILAPMYFSALSRGDPLPVKDRIEMPVATQKTDTGLTQGLLKVLHKQCSHEQYVELAHLEQKWKNLCLPVENFRTLLQLDPCENKIEWIKFLALGCSMLGGSLNTSMKHLCEILTTDPEGGPARIPFETFSYIYRYLSKMDSDVPEGDTESYLATLKDTVDSRKNGMIGLPDFFILTRKV